A window of Candidatus Dormiibacterota bacterium genomic DNA:
CCGGACCGTTCGTGCTCTACGAGGCGAAAACGCTCGAAGCGATTGCCGACGATCCCGCGGGGGCGCTGATTGCGCCGGAACACATCATTCCGTTTCCGACCATCGTCCTGGATCTACGCGGTTCGGCGGATTTTCGTGCCGGGCGCGTTGTCCCGCTCCCGCAGGGAGCGACCGCGCAGCACGTGTTCGTGCGCGACGAATCGCGTACGCTCGTGGGCGTGGGTGAGGCGCTTGGAGCATTGCTCGCGCCGCGCAAGGTCTTCGTATGAAGCTCCATCACGGTCTCACGCGCGAGAGCGAACGGCCGCTGGTTCTCGCGATCGGCTTCTTTGACGGATTGCATCGCGGGCATATGGAGATCGTCCGCGCGACGCGCCGGCTGCGCCGCCCGGGCTGGCGCTGCGGGGTACTGACGTTCGCAAATCATCCGGCTTCGTTCTTGCGCCCGGGCCAAGAACCGCCGATGCTGTGTACGCAGGCCGAGCGCGTCGATATGTTCGCGCGAGCGGGCTTTGAAGAGTGCTTTTTCGTGCCGTTCGACCAAGCGCTCGCGCAGATGTCGCCGCAAACGTTCCTGGATGCCCTGGTCGGCTTGGGCGTGCATGGGGTCTGCGTCGGGACGACGTTTCGTTTCGGCCACAAGCGTGCCGGAGACGTCACGATGATGCGCGAGTATCTCGAAGCGCGCGGCGTCGCGTGCGTCGGCGTGCCGAACGTGGCCGATGAAGGCGAGCGCATTTCGAGCAC
This region includes:
- the ribF gene encoding riboflavin biosynthesis protein RibF, with amino-acid sequence MKLHHGLTRESERPLVLAIGFFDGLHRGHMEIVRATRRLRRPGWRCGVLTFANHPASFLRPGQEPPMLCTQAERVDMFARAGFEECFFVPFDQALAQMSPQTFLDALVGLGVHGVCVGTTFRFGHKRAGDVTMMREYLEARGVACVGVPNVADEGERISSTRIRGLVAAGKMDLADHLLGRSYELRGVVELGAGRGHDLGFPTANVRVPEKLLPPDGVYSAVARYDGRDYAALVSIGTNPQFGGERRTVEAWLRDFHETIYGRELALRDLRFVREQRVFDGVDALVAQMQLDLAAVAYPAFG